Proteins from a single region of Stappia sp. ES.058:
- a CDS encoding bifunctional diguanylate cyclase/phosphodiesterase, with the protein MDGQQSGPKADHSILRHCDSLIEALRTLGQPAWIFDRAGRYVFQNRLDSDTFGDMTGLTPVETGLEPLLGREWLDMHLRVIAGEEVRYDRELETQRGRVASETTISPIVLGENIVGGVGVSVDQTLRVRAETRLCHAHQRLKDYLDISSDWVWDVDVDHRFTEVHGDGEKLGLDFKAWIGKCPWEVTDNTLCTASDWQAYHSRVEAREPVSDFVFPFRRTDGKILWVDVRGRPTFDEQGQFTGYRGVTRDVTVREEMSRQLHRSDIVIRAIDSSVILCDLDGRIEWVNPAFERSTGYSFAEARGRNPADLLEGPRTDRTATEAIGQAIANRQQIRTQLLNRSKSGRHYWVDLNLQPVLGAGGAVEGFVGVQSDVTDLIQARQRTSAIVEYVAAGIVLHDASGEIIGCNPEACRLLELTEEQMLGRALTDPRWGTIYSDGRTRPASELPSSIVLRTREAIRNDTVGVRLPDGRTRWLQVNARIATSDLSDEIEVIASFIDITRDEEQRQELKEARELLQDVIDTIPDAISAYNADDELILFNQSFVGAYQNSAPSISLGARFEDILRFGLEADQYEDTGNTPQDRDAWLKARLENHRNPGQNGKVQKLLNDRWLQIRERRSQTGVIVNVGTDITAVKQAELAIREIAETDNLTKLAVRSVVMREIEAALGRTGEEGAIVIIDLDHFKTVNDTLGHDAGDRLLIAIAERLRAMVSHRNHVARLGGDEFAVLLAGPGVAEEVEDKIQGMHALLSHPVGFDGKRMRPGVSLGVAVYPRDGVTAPDLLKNADIALYQTKAHGRDGWTLFNPDLRDRVERRHALSEALRTGIPRGRVSVALQPIVSIATPGVFSFEALARWTHDGVPVPPLEFVSVAEERGLGVQLGQCVIEGACKHLKTLEGEGAAPGHIAVNVATSQLKDPGFPGWLEKCLARFDLTPSRLELEVTETVLLGQAVERVADTLERLQAMGFTIAMDDFGTGYASLAHLKRFPVSRLKIDKSFVDNVGDEGGDAVIVRSIVDLAHSLGMTVVAEGVENRAQLSFLRDCGCDFVQGYLIGRPTTDIASYCQSPPHLPG; encoded by the coding sequence ATGGACGGACAACAATCCGGCCCGAAAGCGGATCACAGTATTCTCCGGCATTGCGACAGCCTGATCGAAGCGCTGCGAACACTCGGTCAACCCGCCTGGATTTTCGATCGGGCGGGCCGCTACGTTTTCCAGAACAGGCTGGACAGCGACACGTTCGGCGACATGACCGGTCTCACGCCAGTGGAGACAGGCCTGGAGCCTTTGCTCGGCCGCGAGTGGCTCGACATGCACCTGAGGGTGATCGCGGGCGAAGAGGTCCGTTACGATCGGGAGCTGGAAACGCAACGCGGGCGCGTGGCATCGGAAACCACGATCTCGCCCATCGTTTTGGGCGAAAACATCGTCGGTGGCGTCGGCGTGTCGGTCGACCAGACCCTGAGGGTTCGTGCCGAAACGCGTCTTTGCCACGCCCACCAGCGCCTAAAGGACTACCTCGACATTTCCTCGGACTGGGTCTGGGACGTCGACGTCGATCATCGGTTTACCGAGGTTCACGGCGACGGCGAGAAACTGGGCCTCGATTTCAAGGCCTGGATCGGCAAGTGTCCCTGGGAGGTTACGGACAACACCCTTTGCACGGCATCCGACTGGCAGGCCTACCATTCCAGGGTCGAGGCGCGCGAGCCGGTTTCCGATTTTGTGTTCCCGTTTCGCCGTACCGACGGCAAGATCCTTTGGGTGGACGTCCGGGGGCGGCCCACATTCGACGAGCAGGGACAATTTACCGGCTATCGCGGCGTAACCCGGGACGTCACCGTTCGCGAAGAGATGTCACGGCAGCTTCACCGCTCCGACATCGTGATACGGGCCATCGACAGCTCGGTGATCCTCTGCGATCTCGACGGACGCATCGAGTGGGTGAACCCCGCATTCGAGCGCAGCACCGGATACAGTTTCGCCGAGGCGCGGGGGCGAAATCCGGCCGACCTGCTGGAGGGCCCCCGGACCGACCGCACGGCAACCGAGGCCATCGGCCAGGCCATAGCGAACAGGCAACAGATCCGCACCCAGCTTTTGAACCGCTCGAAATCCGGCCGGCACTACTGGGTCGATCTGAACCTGCAGCCGGTCCTCGGCGCCGGTGGGGCCGTGGAAGGGTTCGTCGGCGTGCAGTCGGATGTCACCGACCTGATCCAGGCCCGGCAGCGCACGAGCGCCATCGTGGAATACGTTGCAGCCGGGATCGTTCTCCACGACGCATCGGGCGAGATCATCGGCTGCAACCCGGAAGCCTGCAGATTGCTGGAACTGACCGAGGAACAGATGTTGGGGCGCGCGCTGACGGATCCGCGCTGGGGCACAATCTATTCGGACGGTCGCACACGGCCCGCCAGCGAGTTGCCCTCCTCCATCGTGTTGCGCACCCGCGAGGCCATCCGCAACGATACCGTCGGGGTCCGGCTGCCGGACGGGCGCACCCGTTGGCTTCAGGTCAATGCACGCATAGCCACGTCCGATCTCTCCGACGAGATCGAGGTGATCGCCAGTTTCATCGACATCACACGGGACGAGGAACAACGCCAGGAACTGAAGGAGGCGCGAGAACTGCTCCAGGACGTCATCGACACGATCCCCGACGCAATCTCCGCCTACAATGCCGACGACGAACTGATCCTGTTCAATCAGTCCTTTGTCGGCGCCTACCAAAACTCGGCGCCTTCGATTTCCCTTGGAGCGCGATTCGAAGACATTCTGCGCTTCGGTCTCGAGGCCGACCAGTACGAAGACACCGGCAACACTCCGCAAGACCGTGACGCATGGCTGAAGGCGCGGCTTGAAAATCACCGAAACCCCGGACAGAACGGCAAGGTCCAGAAGCTGCTGAACGACCGATGGCTGCAGATCCGGGAGCGGCGCTCGCAAACCGGTGTGATCGTGAACGTTGGCACCGACATCACCGCTGTCAAACAGGCGGAACTCGCCATCCGCGAGATCGCGGAAACAGACAACCTGACCAAATTGGCGGTGCGTTCGGTCGTGATGCGGGAGATCGAGGCGGCCCTTGGGCGAACCGGCGAAGAGGGCGCCATCGTGATCATCGACCTCGACCATTTCAAGACCGTCAACGACACCCTTGGACATGACGCCGGCGACAGGCTTTTGATCGCGATCGCCGAAAGGCTGCGCGCGATGGTCAGTCACCGCAATCACGTCGCCCGTCTCGGCGGCGACGAGTTCGCGGTTCTTCTCGCCGGGCCGGGTGTCGCGGAAGAGGTCGAGGATAAGATCCAGGGCATGCATGCCCTGCTGAGCCATCCGGTGGGTTTTGACGGCAAACGCATGCGACCCGGCGTATCCCTGGGCGTTGCGGTTTATCCAAGGGATGGCGTGACGGCACCGGACCTGTTGAAGAACGCCGATATTGCACTTTATCAGACCAAGGCGCACGGACGCGACGGCTGGACGTTGTTCAATCCCGACCTGCGCGACAGGGTGGAACGGCGGCACGCCCTTTCCGAAGCGCTTCGAACCGGCATTCCCAGGGGCCGGGTATCGGTCGCGCTGCAACCGATTGTCTCGATCGCGACACCAGGTGTTTTTTCCTTCGAGGCCCTTGCACGCTGGACCCACGACGGCGTGCCGGTGCCTCCGCTGGAGTTCGTTTCCGTGGCCGAGGAGCGGGGACTGGGCGTTCAACTCGGTCAATGCGTCATCGAGGGCGCCTGCAAACACCTGAAAACGCTGGAGGGTGAAGGTGCTGCACCCGGCCATATCGCCGTCAATGTCGCCACATCGCAATTGAAGGACCCGGGATTTCCGGGTTGGCTGGAGAAATGCCTCGCGCGTTTCGACCTGACGCCGTCCCGACTGGAGCTCGAGGTCACCGAAACCGTGCTGCTCGGTCAGGCGGTGGAGCGGGTGGCCGATACGCTTGAGCGCCTGCAGGCCATGGGTTTCACCATCGCGATGGACGACTTCGGCACCGGCTACGCCTCGCTCGCCCATCTAAAGCGCTTCCCGGTCTCCAGGCTCAAGATCGACAAATCCTTTGTCGACAATGTCGGAGACGAGGGAGGCGACGCGGTGATCGTGCGCTCCATCGTCGACCTCGCCCACAGCCTCGGCATGACCGTGGTCGCCGAAGGGGTGGAAAACCGGGCGCAACTGTCGTTCCTGCGCGACTGCGGCTGCGACTTCGTCCAAGGCTACCTGATCGGGCGCCCCACAACCGACATCGCGAGCTACTGCCAGTCTCCCCCGCACCTGCCGGGGTGA
- a CDS encoding AI-2E family transporter: MPRFPATVALVLVSITLVGWLLFIGRALLLPFAIALLVWYLINALSAAVRAIPFGPWHLPRAIALPAALAVIFGLSSIVVDVVTANLTELARDAPVYQARLDALLKTYSTRFGLANPLALRDLMPDNAFNQAISAGANAITTIAGSASLVFIYVLFLLLEQSTFDRKMARLFVSPERAEMVFKVRDRIAEALRHYLGIKTAVSVLTGLLTSGLLVMLGLPYAALFGFIAFLLNYIPTIGSLISVIFPSLLALVYFDTLTPFFIISLGLGTIQFSIGNLLEPRLMGNSLNMSGLVIMLSLAFWGAIWGVTGMVLCVPLTVMVLIICAQFPGSRPIAVLLSADGDVGEPISPHVTSEDP, encoded by the coding sequence ATGCCGCGCTTTCCCGCAACTGTCGCGCTCGTTCTCGTCTCGATCACCCTCGTCGGCTGGCTGCTGTTCATCGGTCGCGCGCTGCTCCTGCCTTTCGCGATAGCTTTGCTGGTCTGGTACCTGATCAACGCACTTTCGGCGGCGGTGCGCGCAATTCCCTTCGGGCCCTGGCACCTGCCGCGCGCGATCGCGCTGCCCGCTGCCCTTGCCGTGATCTTCGGCCTGTCGTCGATCGTGGTCGACGTGGTCACCGCGAACCTGACGGAACTGGCGCGCGACGCGCCCGTCTACCAGGCACGCCTCGACGCGCTGTTGAAGACCTATTCGACCCGCTTCGGTCTGGCCAACCCGCTGGCCCTGCGCGACCTCATGCCCGATAATGCGTTCAACCAGGCGATTTCGGCGGGCGCAAACGCCATCACAACCATCGCCGGATCCGCGTCGCTGGTGTTCATCTACGTCCTGTTCCTGCTGCTCGAGCAATCCACCTTCGACCGCAAGATGGCGCGCCTGTTCGTCTCGCCGGAGCGTGCGGAAATGGTGTTCAAGGTGCGCGACCGGATCGCCGAGGCGCTGCGACACTATCTCGGCATCAAGACAGCCGTCAGCGTGCTGACCGGCCTCTTGACCAGCGGACTTCTGGTGATGCTCGGACTTCCCTATGCCGCGCTCTTCGGCTTTATCGCCTTCCTGTTGAACTACATTCCCACTATCGGTTCGCTGATCTCGGTGATCTTCCCGAGCCTGCTGGCGCTCGTCTATTTCGACACGCTCACGCCGTTCTTCATCATCAGCCTGGGACTTGGAACGATCCAGTTCTCGATCGGAAATCTTCTGGAACCGCGCCTGATGGGCAACAGCCTGAACATGTCCGGACTGGTGATCATGCTGTCGCTCGCCTTCTGGGGCGCGATCTGGGGCGTGACCGGCATGGTCCTCTGCGTGCCGCTGACCGTCATGGTGCTGATCATCTGCGCCCAGTTTCCAGGCTCCCGCCCGATTGCCGTTCTGCTGTCGGCCGATGGCGACGTCGGCGAGCCGATCTCCCCCCACGTCACATCGGAAGATCCCTGA
- a CDS encoding SIMPL domain-containing protein has translation MRISNTRSLVTACTVALVLAATAARAQEAPRTATIDMVGQASVSAAPDMAMVQSGVVSDAETAGDAMTANTAAMSAVVARIKAAGIEPRDIQTSGFSVSPRYRRLKSTGPDEYRSEVFGYRVTNNVTVRVRELANLGALLDAMVRDGANQIGGISFVVSDADSLKDAARKAAMTDAMRKAKLYADAAGVELGRVLSINEQDFGGPRPQMMMARAEMVSDSAPAPVEAGETSLQVRVNVTWELAQ, from the coding sequence ATGCGCATTTCCAACACCCGCTCGCTCGTCACCGCCTGCACCGTCGCGCTCGTCCTTGCAGCGACCGCCGCCCGCGCACAGGAGGCGCCGCGCACCGCGACGATCGACATGGTGGGACAGGCAAGCGTTTCCGCCGCCCCCGACATGGCGATGGTGCAAAGCGGCGTCGTCAGCGATGCCGAAACCGCCGGCGACGCGATGACGGCAAACACCGCCGCGATGAGCGCCGTCGTCGCCCGCATCAAGGCCGCCGGCATCGAGCCGCGCGATATCCAGACCTCCGGCTTTTCGGTTTCCCCGCGCTATCGCCGGCTGAAAAGCACCGGACCCGACGAATACCGGTCGGAAGTCTTCGGCTACCGCGTCACCAACAACGTCACGGTACGGGTCCGCGAACTGGCCAACCTGGGTGCGCTGCTCGACGCGATGGTGCGCGACGGCGCCAATCAGATCGGCGGCATCTCCTTCGTGGTCAGCGACGCGGACAGCCTGAAGGACGCGGCGCGCAAGGCGGCGATGACGGACGCGATGCGCAAGGCGAAGCTCTACGCCGATGCCGCCGGCGTCGAACTCGGGCGGGTGCTTTCGATCAACGAACAGGACTTTGGCGGGCCGCGTCCGCAGATGATGATGGCACGCGCGGAAATGGTGTCCGACAGCGCGCCTGCGCCGGTCGAGGCGGGCGAGACCAGCCTTCAGGTGCGCGTCAACGTCACCTGGGAACTGGCGCAGTAA